ATATTTGTTATAGTAAATGTCCACATCTGGACCAAGCTTTTTCAGTAAACTGAAATACGTGAGTAGGGAAACATTGTGCATCCAGTAAGGTCCAGTAAAcagcaaaaaaggaaataaacacGAATAATTTTCAGTGTATAATTGGTACCAACAATCCATGTTTTATAAATCCACCTTTTGCAAATctatgttttacaaatccatgttttacaaataatCCGTTTACAAATCcatttttttacaaatccatgttttacaaatccaatccagtccATCTCTTACAATATTCCATCTGTTTCACGGCATGTTACGAAATCCGGAGGCGTTTATTGTAATGTAAAAGGTAGGTTTGGGTTAAGAAATCAAACAAGGAGGTTTCTGGTTAAACATTGCTCTTTCTCGTTTTCTCCGAGTCATACAGTAGACACGAATCTTTAGTCTAGATGTTCTACAATCGAAAATCAGTTCGTCTACTGGAAATCACAAATGAAGAGCTACAATAGGTCACCCAAAGACCTTGTACATGTTCCATTTCATTAGGCTGTAATATGTAATCTCAACGttttccttgttgttgttgtgttttttttttgtcgtttcgGGCATTTAAATAGCTTCATACGTCTACCTACGTACTTACATGCTTTCTCCTTGGGCCATTCCTCACCATATGCATTCATTCGAATATCTTCGAAATCTATCTTAGCCGCTGCGAAAGACAGTCGACACATCTCTCCCCTCGCGAGAATGTTAAAGTAATAAAGCTTGTAACCCGACATTTACACAAGTTAACTTCCACGAACTATTGTTTTCTTGTGAGAAGCTTTTCTTCAAACTAACAGTGACTCAGCTCTACTattaaactattgttttcttgtgacaaacttttcttcaaagtAACGGTGACTCAGCGTGTCAATTGTCATTCATAGGCCAttctcgaaatatcaaatatccaacttgatagtgaggcagtgaggacaaagggGTAGAAGAAATGGGTAGAGGTTATCCGGTGCACACAGTAGACTATTTAATTAACCGGCAAAGGCTTCACAGTCattgtaacgtgaatggcgttttagtggatctttaaacaaaatatacccttatggatcGTGATGCTCAAAATACAACGTTAGCTTAGGGTACCTTTGAtgtaatgcactagtcatttgtttcccccaccccccgacccccggggatagtggggacatatggggaaattactagggcaattacgcgagattacgccacaattacgcctctagggggtagggaaattacaagattttcgttcctctgccctaccGCTCAGGCATGAGTGGTTCCAGCTCCAGTGTGTGGGACTTAAGAGGACACCCCCAGAGGAAGTCTGGTTTTGCCCAGAGTGCAAACTAcagcagtaaaaaataaaagaacagcaatcatgtctaaactttttctttattggtcgcttattcctgtcttgtttctatccagttcttttattttgttttgtttcgttccttatatagttcatgtggcacacacaaatggcaagaactgtatattgtggtaatctccttaacatttccttgatgactcagaatcttttaggaacagaggggtgggggaattacgtgtgtttgtctgctctagtccccagtggaaatacacctactttacaaccattcaaatgtaatttccctacccatccctgggggtcaaggggtgggggaaacaaatgactagtgcataacagcgccttaaaagcggcgagtaatggacttcgacaaccgTTGCATCTTTTGCCCGTCGAGTCGTATCTGTACTTCTTCTAACTGTAGtcttatgtacaacactgaaactaAATGTGCATATGGGGAGCTGAagcaagtttttgtttttcgttcgtctgctttttcagcTGTATGGACTCAACTCGCCGATTTTTGGCAAGGGACATTTCTCAGTAATTCTCAACCAAAATTCAGATTTTCATAGTTGTTGTGGCTCCACGTCGGCTGAACTCTAGAATATCCGGCCGCCAATTTGCATACGAATAGATacgtctcgttcttcaaacgattCCGCTTTGGGTGGCGTGGTGTTCTGAAGTCGCTCCTGTGACAACGTTACTTAATTCTTTTTTTACTCTTTATTAtcatataataaccaaatcaatgcgcgcgctctgattggtcaatcagctatgctttattgtgccagtaaactcatggaaagatcgcgcgtcttctgaattattacataacagcaatagaccacaggtttctgtggtttataggcatgataaaccacttgggatattggaattcgtaaatcactcgcctgcggcttgtgatttacgaattcttctcgtgttctaccaatatcccgcgtggtttatcagcatataaaccatagaaacttgtggtctatcgCTTAACTAGTAACCCCATGTACTCTCAGGAGGTTATTTACGTCgtatcgtttcctcagaaacgatgcGTAGTTATTTTGGCCacaacttacatgtacttaTGATTCAGAGTCTAGCCAAGGGCAAAGTACTCACACGAGTCATAGTACTCGGCGCTTATCGAAACCATCTCAAGAAGCACATTCTCCCGCCCTCAAACTTAGGTCCTATAAGATTATTTTTTTCGCtacccttctcctttgcttccaaagcgactgtcgaaagcatttcaataatccgagattactaccaGGTTTAGAGCAACATGTTGTATGAAGCAGTTAATGATGTCTAAAAACGAAACATAAGATTACTGGAGAACGAAGGCAATAAAGACAGTGCGAGTATAATTTGGAAATGCATGGGATTGCTTATCCAAGTGTCCGCCGAAAAAAGCCTGCTATCACCTGGCACATGAAAGCATTCTGAATGGTGAAGTATCCCGTTTCTCTACGTCACCTTCAGagtcactgtcatcatcatcactactAAATTCATTAACATAAGTATCCTCCTGGGAATCTTTGCCCTCTTCACTGGACCCACAACAATCGCTAGACCCAAGGTCTTGCAAATCGGTAGGGTACGTTCAAGGACGTTTCAGTTCCTTTGCCTGACACATTTACCATGGCGCCTTACCCAATACCTCACTTGAGTGAGCTTCTTCTTTTCGAATGATTGCATTGGTTGCAGTGGGTTTAAGGGAATCCGATTCCTGCTAGGAAGCCGTATTAGAGGTAGGGATGCTGTACATAGGGAGCTTTGAGGTTAAAAAAACAAGTCGTTATCATACTGAGGAAGGTCCTCACTCTCACATGACAGTGGCCAGGAACGCAAGACGACTGCataaaatatttgatatcagGAATTTTAAGCAGAACTAATACCTGATAATCTCTGATAATGCAAATCCCAttcgtcacggccgccatgttggaacccctaaacaaagaaacggcggccatgttggagccccgaccaaatcctctgggaatttatctctattattatgcaaacgttttcttatgttttcgttgaaaaacatggccgttgatcacgtgagtgaaaaccaacaataggcCATTCaaacagttgtttgctcagtgacgaagcctatgaatggctgtgaggctgccggtgaccttgtatcgatacagacctcactgcttttatcacgtaaattgtgttgttgtaattctaattagtttacattaacattagaaaagcacaaagttttgtatcaaaacagggtcaccaaTACTGAGGAAAATCACCAatagcctcgcttccattcgtaggccaggtaacttagctgcAACTGTAACTATTTCCAGTAACTACCGGCAGTTATTCAGTTGACTCTCCAGATTTTATTTTTGATCATTCATTTGCGAATCTTCAAAATTGTTCACAATTCTCCGTCTTGGCAATATGCCAAAAAATAGAGATTTTCACCGAGCGACCCCTCAAACGCACATGAATTTGACCACAAAAGGATGCACAAATTTAAGTGCCACCAAAGTATCCAGAAGCTACATGTAATTCCCTTGAAACAAATTATATCCAGATGTTACTTGTCCATCAGCATCTGCCATCCGCATCAATGCTGTGTCAAGTCAAAGGACGACTTTCCAGCTTCCTTTCGACGCCTTCttcgattttttaaatttattctcTTTGACTCccagtattgagaatgaagctTATTAGcagctagcctgcgaacgcagacgtatttccggcggtcgtttctctcccccgaaaaaaaaagtcgttacttttcgggggagagaaacgaccgccggaaatacgtctgcgttcgcaggctaattaGCAGCTTAATTAAGAGTATGATCCTGAtctaacaccaaattctcacgATCAGCCAACAAAGAATTCTATGGAACTAGTTAGGAGAATTTTCTTTATATCAGTTACCACTTCagtccctcccccctcccctttcccACCCCCACTTAGAATATTAAGTGAAATGGCATTACTTGGAATTTGTTATTCCCCTTATCTGGGGaagtacagtaaacacccacatataagaacctagatattccaagttaggctaaataggttcttCTAAGAATGGTATTTACAGTAGTTTTAGGCTATTTAGGTTCTTAAATTGgtttttatttccacaaaagatGTCAACTCTATTATACATAATGGTATGACTGACTTTCTCTGATCAGGATGCTGATACCTTTATACTTGAATCACAAGcatgaaaaaaagttttaaacaagatctgtgcagtttaaaattaaatattttgtttcagacccttgaaatttcaaggccattttccaaaatgagaacctgtttaattttttaggcTAAATTTGGTTCTTATGTAAGGGGGGtctaaaaaatgaaatttttagcCTGACAGGTTCTtcaattctaggttcttatatgtgggtgtttactgtattccGTCCGGAAAAGAGCATTCCCCTTTGTCTCCAgaggcctgtttctcgaaagtcccctAACTTTCTGGGGCCTTTTTCTGGTACCACAATTCTCCCTGTATCTTAAGAACACAGGTTATCAGTCATCAAACTCCACAATCACGTTGCTTTTTTTCCGTATAGAAAACAGTTAAAAGATCAGCGTATCAAAATAAGCGAATGGCGGTTTCGTAAACGGCTTTCTGGACCTGAAAAGGACCTCCGAGAAACGGACTCCAGGTCTCCAGATTGATATATGTTATTACAAGTCCTTCCGAAGAAATCAATTTTGTTATCAAGAGCATACAAGTTTAGGGTAATAAACCCAGGCAAGACTTTCAAAACctgattgaaaaaataaaatgaaaagaaaacctAATTTGGTTTAAAAATTTTATGGCTAGTTATGATGTGTAtgcattaacatttttaaaagCTACAATGTAGGTCAATCTTACTGTAACATTTCACTATATCCATCTACTCCTTCTtaaaacaaaacattgaaacTACCAGATGGTTAAAAGATTAATTATGCAATTAAATAGGTCAATCTTACTGTAACATTTCACTATATCCATCTACTCCTTCTtaaaacaaaacattgaaacTACCAGATGGTTAAAAGATTaattatgcaattaaataaattatcagCTCATGGAAAACAGGTCTTTCAGTTGATTCATGGTGTCTTCCGGTGATGTCACTTTATGTCCTACAGTTCGTTCATCCATGTATAGTTCATAATCATTTCCTCCCTGGAgtaaggtaaaataattatgaagCATTAAGGTTGTAAATAATACTGTTACACATTTGAGGCTTATTTATCCTTTCTAGGGCAATAATTATGGTACCCCTCCCCTCTAGGGCGCCCTAGGATTCCCCACTTCGCTGTCTCTTCGAATGCCTGCCAAGCCAACCTCATTCCCgcggtctctcttctctgcctcctttatCGTTTACATTGAAGAACAGCAGAGGTGTCATTGATCGTGACGTCGCATATTGAGCCAACCAGAGTGATGTAGCAATGTTTCTCGTGACgccacccattgttattaatatgtcaaccagaacctaattggctgttaaaacaatacttcttttgttccgtggacggcaaatttaaatatcaaaagaaatgtgaggtcaatttttgtaaacaataaATATTGCTATTAGCTGCTGAAACTaacagagaacaaacaaactcaacccaaatgtGACACCAGGTCTAGACATCGAACCCAGGGCACAAGAGAGGTAGGAGAGTGATTTCACCACCCTGCCCTCCCTGCTCCCAAACAAACTCTTAAAAGTCAGGAAAAGAACAAACTAAGCAAAGCAGAAAGCCTCCTTTGTTGACTCATGAAACAGCGATTATTGCTGAATACGATGtggtcattattgtgatgtcataagtaaaaaaaaaatagtgaccccattttttatcgctggaaagtgatcagaagaacaagatgaaactttctgcaaagtttaaaaaaattcattactGTAGaatagagccaccttaaaaaaattacagatttatggtggctctgaatctgctgtacagaatttttttaaactttgcagaaagtttcatcttgttcttctgatcactttccagcaataaaaaaatgggggtcaccgagtttgtttttgagatacaaaATGTGGAACTAAACACAAAATGAAGGGTGGTATTAgagggctttcccgttgccatgGTGACTTACGACGTCACAACAATGACcatatcttgttcagcaataattggtgtttcttaTGGTACCACAGCATTGTACTGCCAAACCTTCTACAATAAGAACATTACTTGAAAGCTTGAGACACCTTACATGTAAGTCAAGTGCCCTCAAAACTCAGTAGCTTGCATAGCACTCTTTTTCGTACTTTTCTCACAGCCATAACATCAAAAATCTTGCTTGTTTCCCCAAGGAAATAGTTGCTATTCAGGCTAAAAACTCAGCTATACTGCCTCCGTGCTACATGTACCTCCCCCAATGCAacagagtgagtttcaatcgagtgttgtaaaaccaaaaccaaggttggccaatcaaaaaggacagagacaatccagtaaaccaatcaaaactcgaagtaattacacgtagccgacacatttagcacaggaaaatgtgcatgcatgagccgcgattggttttggtttcacttctgattggttgaaaaagtggcgtgagaactttgaaccaatcactgagtgaagtaatcataaaccaaagcaatttgctgaTTACTttcacactcaattgaaaactgctctatgaaATCCTTTAGTTGTAATTAATTTAACAGAAAGTTaataaatgcaataaaaagaaaacaaacaactgATAGTGAGCGGTCACACAAACATACATGACAGAAGAATGGTGATGCGACAAATGCTGGAATTCCTGTGTCTTCAAAATTCAGTTCTTGTAAGATACAAATAATTCTATGATTCACATTTGGGTCacatgaaaactttgaaaatgctATTACAGTTCATCCATGTTTCAACCCACATGAACTCAGATCAATGATTCTGTTTTTCACTGTCGTCTTTCACTGTTACAGTAGTAGTAGAGGAACAGGTTAATAGGACAGATCCAGAGTTAAAATTAACTTGTTTCAATCTGCTTTATGGTTATGTATTTTTGGCCAACTGTCACACACACTTAGAATAAAATTATATGAAAGGTGCTTTGAAAAAACCTTCTCCACTTCTCTTAGCAGAggcataatttataattaaattcaCAGCAACCCTTTAAGGGTGTAAAATTGCTGATCTGCAACTTGCAATATAgcaattattactattattttaaatgCCCATATAGGTCTTTCACTCATACTTTAACAATTACCTAGAACTAATGAACAGGACGCATCTCACAAACACAAAATAAATTCTGTTTAAGATCAataactcattaataattttgACAGTACCTGATAGCATTTGTCCCCAAAGAAATGAATTTCCTTGTAATTATCCACTTCCACATGTCTTAAGCAATATGTTTTGTCCCAGCCTTTTGGGAAAACATCAAAACTAATCTGACCTCCTATACTTAGTTGAAGTCCATAatcagcaaatgtttccctcAAAAGTGATACAAATTTATCTCTAACTTTGTGAACCTGAAAAAAATGTtcagaggaaaacaaaaattatgtaCTATTAAAGCACATCAAAACAAGTTTTCCTTCTTCCATAGTTGCCATATCAATGTAATGGGTAttttttatatacatgtatatactgtACATTACATCTATACATTACATCTTTAGTGTTAAATGTACATTACAGTATAAGTGACGGTATTTTATGATAATTTATTAAACAAACTCAAGGTGAAACAGAGATTTAATAGACATGATACAACACCGACACAAAAAAGTACATTTTAATCCTAGTATATGAATAAAGAGATCTGTGCGTTTTTTGTAGTGACGCAGGAGAATACTTTAAAAAAGTCTAAAttataacatagagggcaaaattactatcatcatcatcatcatctagcATCCCTGGGGGTTGGGGAATACACAACCACTCTCTGCGACACCATGCGATCCTCCATAGCATGCAGTCGCCAGATCTTCCCTCCCTGCATGTATACCCTAGACAGGACCTCCGGAAACGTGAGTTTCCGAGACTGGATAAGGCCACCGGGCATagttggctgagacagagggcatttttcattaattttggtaattgccCCTGGCAAAATTAGTTTCATTATTTTGAGGGACATTTTCAAAGAgtcattaattaacccattgacttccaggggttccccattgacaagtaaaattgtctggcaatagacagagtaaaatactaccataagtctggccggtttaggccagtttgggtgtcaaagggttaaatacaGTGTATTTAATTTGTATCAGGGCTGGTTTCATTGCTTTGGCATTGCtgtacaaaaataaaacttCAATCAATTGATTCTTGCGTTTTACAGTTCAATGACACTAACTGCacactgaaatggcttcctACAAAACCTAGACCttcttaataaaagaaaatgttgttctttataattattataaacaaGTAATAGCATGTTTCCTCATAAAACTACGGATTAAAATCACATGTATTTTCAGAAAGTTGAAGAAATTGCCCTTGGCACATTAATATTACTGTTAATTGTATATCCTTGTTTTTCTTCATGAAATAGTTGACTGACGAATGTGAAGGAAAGCAAAGGAAggtaaaggaactttatttaagtgtctagtcattctagcgctggagcactaattgggggcactgtaaactgaaattaacaattaaccctttcactcccaagagtgccacttatagattttactctgtctaacgccagacgattttactcgtcaatggggaaccccacgggggtgaaagggttaacgcaaatcaagtcaaatgtttgtttttgaggagaggggaaactggagtacctgcagaaaacctctcagtgcagagcagcgaaccaacaaactcaacccacatgtgatgcagagtctgggaatcgaacccgagccacattgatGGGTGGCGaatactctcaccactgcgccatccctccACCCCGAGAATACAGAACAAATGCAATCAGGATTATAATGCACAGATTGCTGGGCCATTGTTGACAGTTTGAATTGCTATGTCCATTTCATCACGAGCAGCTGTAAACAAGCAATACTTACTTTGTCATACTCATAGAACGCTATCCTTTCCTCTTGTGAGCAGTTTCGTCCGATGGGTGAAACATTTATCATACCATTGCGAAACTCGACAAATGTTCCTCTGAAGAAGTGAATCAGAACTTTTCTTTTACCTTATCAGTTACATTCAAAATGGAATGAAGCCAATTTAATTGAGACAAAATGCCTTCATTTTTAACTACATGTAGTGTATGGAAAATAAGTAcatggtacatgtatatgttgtagttcaatttttttcttggtttaaagtttttcaaaccagttcaagttTGATTTTGTCTAACATTTATTATCATAATTTGAAACacaggaaaatcaaaattgaactggctTAAAAAATTCTGAACCAGGAAAAATTGAGAACCATAACATGTGCACAAGAACATAAACATTTTGAGAGTCCAGAAGAGTTAATGTGGATCTTGAGCAGCAACCACCTCAACAAGATCAAGAGAACACAACCAAAAGACATGTTACTGTACAGTACGATTCATATTattgttaagatttttattattCTATCTCACTTAAGGGCATAATGTGTATCAGCTGTCCAGTAATTTGACTGGCATAGACAATGTTGGTGTTAAAATGAGAAAacagtacaataattattatcattgaaTGTTTTGATTTACCTTGTTGTTTAGCAAAGGACATTAAAGAAAATTAGTTAAATGTAAAACCCATGTGCACAGAGATATTTTTTTTAGCCATGTAAAAATACATTGTTCCCAATCGTGTCAATCTTGTTGATGTGCAAGGTCCTTACTTTGGGAGGACTGTTGTCAGGAGTTGAATGATACCTGATTTGAGCAGTtagtgaaaaacaaagaaaacatacatAAAATAGTGTTAAAATCAATGTCTATCATTGCCTCTCAGCTATGTTGTGCAATGCCCTTCCTTGGTTCTCATTGTTCTCTACAATGTATCGTGAACTAACTCACCTTTTCACAGGTATATCTAATTCAGCAATATACTTTAAGCAAAAATTGATGAACTTTTTGAGCTTCTCTTCACCCATAAATTGTCTGATACTCTGGGACAGAACAATTAAAAAGAtagaaaaattattttcaatgcACTTTATTGTCCAACAACACTCACTTATCAGCCCATCAATTCCACGGGTTATAATGGAGGGAGGAAGGAGTGGAAGGGGGGTTAAAATGCAGGGCAGAAATAAATATGTAGTCTTATATTTTTGTGATTATGACTGCATATTAATGTATGAATTGTATTTTTTCACTGCCTAATGCTGTTCTAGTCATTGGCTCAAGGATCACCGTAGTTCACCATAGTCTTCGAGAAGCTGAGTGGTTCAAGCACTATGCTGCACCACGAATTAgccatgggtttgaatcccttTTGAGATTCCGATTATCTTTCCCTGAATTCTGTTTGGCCATCAAATATTCACTGTATCGTCGTCACCAAGCTGACCAGTATTCTACTGGCCTTGGAAAAATATATGACTTTCTCTCTGTATACTCATTGTCTTAGGGAGCAGGGTTGGTACATTGGCAAGAGCACTCACCTCCTACCAATGTCACCTGGTTTGGATACCCAGACTTGGCGTGACATGTGGTTTGAGTTTTTcggttctctactttgctctccgagaggtttttctccggggtactctggtttttcccctctcctcaaaaaccaccaAAGgttgagttgatttgatttgatttcagagatattttgtgtttatttgATGTTGATGGCACTGTGACCCCTTCTCGATTAGTACGTTAACATTTGATTTCTGTGTCCCCAATAAGTGCCCCTGAGCGCTAAATACACTTTCAGCCCTTCAATAAAGTGCATTATTATGAAAAGCACCAACTGCTTTTGCCTTGCCAAACACCAAATGAGTTACCTGCTTGTGGATAAGTTCTCCATTCTTGTAAGCTACAAGACCATTCTCAGAAAAAACATAGTCATACAGATTTGTGACTGGAAACACAGAGAAAAAGACTCTTATCAGTACAGAATGGCATTTTATGTAACCACCAATAACACTAACTTACAGATCCTCTTCAAATATCAAGGCGATTCATTTCAGTTCAAATTATATTACCATTGTCGCCTCCCATCTGTTCTTGGAGTTTTGGAAAATCGGACCCACCGACCAACCCAACTGTAACTTTCTTGCGAAGTTCCTTCATGAACGCTTTCATTTCGGGGGTGACAACCTGTACAGTATGTTTGAAATATCGAATCAAAAAGTTTAAATCATCAGATTAACAATCGACCACGAAAATCAAACGTTGCGCGAAAGATGCAAAAAATGTTAACGTACTAATCGAGAAGGGGTAACAGTGCCATCTACATcaaataaacacaaaatatcTCTGCCCTCCTGCACCGCAGCCATGTTTGCTGTCGATTCTGAAGGTTTTTACAGAAAGCGCTCATGACACGTCACATGGACACACCTCCACAATGACCCAATTGTGTTGCAGAATTCTTCCCAAGGGAACTCAATATCACCAAGGGAATGAAAAAACGACACGTGAAGACAGTGTAGTATTGCGGTGCTATGGCGCTTTAATAAATGGGTTCAAAATTTACCAAAACTTCTATCCACCAAAGGTTTGAATTCATCCAATACTCGGTCGAATTAATCGAAACCTGTAATTCATCAAAATGCTAAATTCATCGAAACTGTTAAATTCATCTAATACTcgttatataataaccaaagttattcacggattttgattggttcttgcctatgatctattagaggacagacgcacgattgacgtcaccatcagcttttatgcgaataaagtttaattaaattataatttatcGAAACCTGAAATTCATCAAAACACTAAAATCATCGAACTGTTGAATTAATCGAaacctttaaggacgttcgcgcccaaaatgttcccacgaacagatttttttaaaacttgccatgcagaaaggtaatgatctacttttgccaaaaaggcaaaaaaaatggggggtcaccgtgctcgttttcgagatcataaggtgcacttttagaagatatGTTAAggcgatcttagcttacaactgtcagcaataaaaaaaaatacattagtgaaatttagatcaggtaaatttACTTAATTccacataactaatataactaaattaacctttgcagctgatgtctttttctggggtgaaatagaccttgaaaaacgatacatattagtctaagaaagaaaacttccgTCGCAccagagcataaaaggcgaaatttttgtaacttctcacactcatatatttttcgttttttgttaaaacggacaaaatcagaaaaggaattgatctacggaaaaaaaaaataggggtcaccgagcaattgctgcgaagttctcaaagccgATAgtatattcgcactgtcacgtcattgcgtgataTTTCCgggaagacctgggtccacagctattcCATTtatctccttcgcagccgctcgggccggagtcacgcaacgctccccttCCCCACGCGGGGAAgtggagcgttgcgtgactccggcccgagcggctgcgaaggagactattatgccacacgctttcacgttccattcttgtggaaaatgctTGCGCCTTTTGCATCATGTttcatcgtgtttac
The genomic region above belongs to Montipora capricornis isolate CH-2021 chromosome 8, ASM3666992v2, whole genome shotgun sequence and contains:
- the LOC138060672 gene encoding uncharacterized protein, with product MAAVQEGRDILCLFDVDGTVTPSRLVVTPEMKAFMKELRKKVTVGLVGGSDFPKLQEQMGGDNVTNLYDYVFSENGLVAYKNGELIHKQSIRQFMGEEKLKKFINFCLKYIAELDIPVKRGTFVEFRNGMINVSPIGRNCSQEERIAFYEYDKVHKVRDKFVSLLRETFADYGLQLSIGGQISFDVFPKGWDKTYCLRHVEVDNYKEIHFFGDKCYQGGNDYELYMDERTVGHKVTSPEDTMNQLKDLFSMS